A window of Prolixibacter sp. SD074 contains these coding sequences:
- a CDS encoding 3'-5' exonuclease, protein MLDHLKPEHVLYLDIETVPLTKSLEEMPGRLQEQWAKKAGNIGSDEDSPESLFQRAGIYAEFGKIICISAGTIYRKAKQRVYRVKSFYGDDEKQLLIDFADMLDKFTANPAHKLCAHNGQEFDFPWIARRMLIHGLKLPKILDIAGAKPWEIKDMLIDTMQLWKFGDYKHYTSLNLLCAVFDIPTPKDDIDGSQVAEVYYEQGDLERIARYCEKDTLAVAQLLLRYKGEPLIAPDSIELALPN, encoded by the coding sequence ATGCTCGATCACCTCAAACCTGAACACGTACTCTACCTCGACATCGAAACGGTCCCATTGACCAAATCACTGGAGGAAATGCCCGGACGCCTGCAGGAACAATGGGCCAAAAAGGCAGGAAACATTGGCTCGGATGAAGATTCACCCGAGAGTTTATTCCAGCGTGCCGGTATCTATGCGGAATTTGGAAAAATCATCTGCATTTCAGCCGGGACCATTTATCGGAAGGCCAAACAACGGGTTTACCGGGTAAAATCGTTTTATGGCGACGACGAAAAGCAATTGCTGATTGATTTTGCCGATATGCTGGATAAATTCACCGCCAATCCGGCACATAAACTTTGTGCACACAACGGGCAGGAATTTGATTTCCCGTGGATTGCACGCCGTATGCTGATTCATGGTCTTAAACTTCCCAAAATACTCGATATCGCCGGCGCCAAGCCATGGGAAATCAAGGACATGTTAATTGACACTATGCAGCTTTGGAAATTTGGTGACTACAAACATTACACGTCACTGAACCTGTTGTGCGCCGTTTTCGATATTCCAACGCCAAAAGACGACATCGATGGAAGCCAGGTGGCTGAGGTTTATTATGAACAGGGAGACCTGGAACGAATTGCCCGTTACTGTGAAAAAGATACGCTTGCCGTTGCACAGTTATTGCTTCGTTACAAAGGAGAACCGCTGATTGCCCCGGACAGTATCGAATTGGCTTTACCAAACTAA
- the udk gene encoding uridine kinase — protein sequence MLVIGIAGGTGSGKTTVVKKIIERLPEGDVEVLAQDAYYRDNSDIPLEERQKINFDHPDAIEFELLAEHIRQLREGSTVKQPIYSYLTCTRAEETIPVSPKKVIIVEGILCLAPKELRDLMNIRIFVDCEADLRLSRVIKRDIIERGRNVAQVLDRYEKTVRPSHLQFIEPTKRYADIIVPQGGQNTVAIDIITQFIEKHLNDNA from the coding sequence ATGCTTGTTATTGGAATTGCCGGAGGAACCGGCTCGGGAAAAACAACCGTTGTAAAAAAAATTATTGAACGTCTTCCGGAAGGCGATGTGGAAGTTCTGGCACAGGATGCCTACTACCGTGACAATAGTGATATTCCGTTGGAAGAACGACAAAAAATTAACTTTGACCATCCCGATGCCATCGAGTTTGAATTGCTCGCCGAACATATTCGCCAGCTGCGAGAAGGAAGCACGGTAAAGCAGCCCATTTATTCATACCTCACGTGTACACGTGCCGAAGAAACCATTCCGGTGAGTCCGAAAAAAGTAATTATTGTGGAAGGAATTCTTTGTCTGGCCCCCAAAGAGCTGCGTGATTTAATGAATATTCGGATATTTGTGGATTGCGAAGCGGATTTGCGACTTTCCCGTGTCATCAAGCGCGATATCATCGAACGTGGACGAAATGTAGCTCAAGTGCTTGATCGATATGAAAAAACCGTACGCCCAAGTCACCTGCAATTCATTGAGCCCACAAAACGTTACGCTGATATTATTGTTCCGCAAGGCGGACAAAATACAGTAGCTATCGACATCATTACCCAATTTATTGAAAAACACTTGAACGATAACGCCTAA
- a CDS encoding Dabb family protein — MINHTVLFKFKDFDSPSAKKVAIEKLTAALLNLKNEISELKHIEVNPHYTLDAPSFDMCLITHFENIAGLDVYRVHPEHLKVIGLVEELTTERAAVDFNF; from the coding sequence ATGATTAACCATACCGTGCTGTTTAAATTCAAGGATTTTGATTCGCCGTCGGCTAAAAAAGTGGCAATTGAAAAGTTGACAGCTGCTCTTCTTAATTTAAAAAATGAAATTTCAGAATTGAAACATATTGAAGTGAATCCGCACTATACACTGGATGCACCATCATTCGATATGTGCCTGATTACTCATTTCGAAAATATAGCCGGCCTGGATGTTTATCGCGTTCATCCGGAGCATTTGAAAGTTATTGGCCTGGTGGAAGAGTTGACTACCGAACGGGCTGCCGTTGATTTTAACTTCTGA
- a CDS encoding type I phosphomannose isomerase catalytic subunit yields the protein MQELYPFKFKPIYKDKIWGGQKLKELLNKEFSPLPNCGESWEISGVQDEISVVANGFLEGNNLEELVEIYMGELVGEKVYEKFGIEFPLLIKFIDANDDLSIQVHPGDEMAKVRHNAFGKTEMWYVIQADEGAELIAGFNQEVDQGKYLRHLEKNALMEILNTEKVKAGDVFFMPAGRVHAIGRGIVVAEIQQTSDVTYRIYDYNRKDDKGNTRELHTDLALDAIDYTFEKEYRTHYHAHNNESSELVSCPYFTTNLLTLTHSVEMDYNDLDSFIIYMCLDGNYAISWSEDKAMEVSKGETILVPASVSNFILVPKEGQKVKMLEVFIK from the coding sequence GTGCAAGAGCTGTATCCTTTTAAGTTTAAACCGATTTACAAAGACAAAATTTGGGGTGGACAGAAGTTGAAGGAACTTCTGAATAAGGAATTTTCACCGTTGCCAAATTGTGGGGAATCATGGGAAATATCCGGGGTTCAGGATGAAATTTCGGTAGTAGCGAACGGATTTCTGGAAGGGAATAACCTGGAAGAGCTTGTCGAAATTTACATGGGCGAACTGGTGGGAGAGAAAGTTTATGAGAAATTCGGAATCGAGTTTCCCCTGCTCATCAAGTTTATCGATGCCAACGATGATCTTTCTATTCAGGTGCACCCGGGCGATGAGATGGCGAAAGTGCGTCACAATGCTTTCGGTAAAACCGAGATGTGGTATGTGATTCAGGCTGATGAAGGCGCTGAGCTGATTGCCGGTTTTAACCAGGAAGTCGACCAGGGAAAGTACCTCAGGCACCTTGAAAAAAATGCCCTGATGGAAATCCTCAATACCGAAAAGGTAAAAGCGGGTGATGTCTTCTTCATGCCAGCCGGCCGTGTTCATGCCATCGGGAGAGGGATTGTGGTGGCTGAGATTCAGCAAACATCGGATGTGACTTACCGCATTTATGACTATAACCGGAAAGACGATAAGGGAAATACCCGCGAACTTCATACGGATTTGGCCCTGGATGCCATCGATTACACTTTTGAAAAAGAGTACCGGACACATTATCATGCTCACAATAACGAATCTTCTGAATTAGTCAGTTGCCCGTATTTTACGACCAATTTGCTGACGCTGACACATTCAGTTGAGATGGATTACAACGATCTCGATTCGTTTATCATTTACATGTGTCTCGATGGAAATTATGCCATCAGCTGGAGTGAAGACAAGGCCATGGAGGTTTCGAAAGGAGAAACCATTTTGGTGCCGGCCTCGGTCAGTAATTTCATCCTGGTACCCAAAGAAGGGCAGAAGGTGAAAATGCTTGAAGTTTTTATAAAGTAA
- the yihA gene encoding ribosome biogenesis GTP-binding protein YihA/YsxC yields MQIKSAKFVISNTDPAKCPKSDRPEYAFIGRSNVGKSSLINMLTNHKKLAKTSTQPGKTQLINHFLINDEWYLVDLPGYGYARVMRNQRAKWMSFIREYMLSRKNLYCVMVLIDMRLEPQELDMDFMSWLGVNGIPFAMVFTKADKLGKMQVDKNLTAYQREMLKSWEEMPPFFVTSATSETGRDEVLNFIQQLNDGSYE; encoded by the coding sequence ATGCAGATAAAAAGCGCCAAATTTGTTATTAGTAATACCGACCCGGCAAAATGCCCGAAAAGCGATCGGCCCGAATATGCATTTATTGGCCGCTCCAATGTGGGAAAGTCTTCGCTGATTAATATGTTGACCAATCATAAAAAACTTGCCAAAACATCTACCCAACCCGGCAAGACCCAGCTTATTAATCATTTTCTGATAAATGACGAATGGTACCTGGTCGATTTGCCGGGTTACGGTTATGCCAGGGTAATGCGGAATCAACGGGCCAAGTGGATGAGTTTTATCCGGGAATATATGCTTTCGCGGAAAAATCTTTACTGTGTTATGGTCTTAATTGATATGCGACTGGAACCGCAGGAGCTTGACATGGATTTCATGAGCTGGCTGGGGGTAAACGGAATTCCATTTGCCATGGTTTTCACTAAAGCAGACAAATTGGGAAAAATGCAGGTAGACAAAAACCTGACTGCTTACCAACGAGAAATGCTGAAGAGCTGGGAAGAGATGCCTCCATTTTTCGTTACCTCGGCTACTTCGGAAACAGGAAGAGACGAGGTACTGAACTTTATCCAGCAGCTTAATGACGGTAGCTACGAATAA
- a CDS encoding ribose-phosphate pyrophosphokinase translates to MAGNAPIKIFSGTQTRYLAEKISSSAGLHLGRSSCPVFSDGEFEPCYEETIRGSHCFIVQSTFPPADNILELLLMIDAAKRASAYKIIAVIPYFGYARQDRKDKPRVSIGAKLMADMFSAAGIDRLITMDLHADQIQGFFDVPVDHLTASTLFIPHIRKMNLENLVVASPDVGGTKRANTYSKFLGTDMVICHKSRSQANVVGNMTVIGDVKGKDVVIIDDMIDTAGTITKAANLMKEKGANTVRAFATHAVLSGPAYERIDKSDLDEIYFTDSIPLRKKSDKIKIISCSGLIADVIQKVYKNESISTSFI, encoded by the coding sequence ATGGCTGGAAATGCTCCCATCAAAATCTTTTCAGGAACCCAAACCCGTTATTTAGCAGAAAAAATATCCAGTAGTGCCGGTTTGCACCTGGGCCGCTCATCTTGCCCGGTTTTTTCAGACGGCGAATTTGAGCCGTGCTACGAAGAGACCATTCGCGGTTCGCACTGTTTCATTGTTCAGTCGACTTTTCCGCCAGCTGATAACATTTTGGAACTGTTGCTGATGATTGACGCTGCCAAACGGGCTTCGGCTTACAAAATTATTGCGGTTATTCCTTACTTCGGATACGCCCGTCAGGACAGGAAAGACAAACCGCGCGTTTCAATCGGCGCCAAATTGATGGCCGACATGTTTTCAGCCGCCGGAATCGACCGGTTGATTACCATGGATTTGCATGCCGACCAGATTCAGGGATTTTTCGATGTGCCAGTTGATCACCTGACCGCATCAACGCTTTTTATTCCGCATATCCGGAAAATGAACCTGGAGAATCTGGTGGTGGCATCTCCGGATGTCGGGGGGACCAAACGTGCTAACACTTATTCCAAATTCCTGGGAACCGATATGGTGATTTGCCATAAATCGCGCAGCCAGGCTAATGTGGTGGGTAATATGACCGTTATTGGTGACGTGAAAGGTAAAGATGTCGTTATTATTGATGACATGATTGATACGGCCGGGACCATTACTAAAGCCGCCAATCTGATGAAAGAGAAGGGAGCTAACACCGTACGTGCCTTTGCAACCCACGCGGTTCTTTCAGGCCCTGCATACGAACGCATTGACAAATCGGATCTGGATGAAATTTATTTTACCGACTCCATCCCGTTGAGGAAAAAGTCAGACAAGATTAAGATTATTTCCTGCTCTGGACTGATTGCTGACGTTATTCAGAAAGTGTACAAGAACGAATCGATTAGTACTTCGTTCATTTAA
- a CDS encoding 50S ribosomal protein L25/general stress protein Ctc, protein MKTFEVKGTARAAVGKKETKKLRAEGKVPCVLYGGGEVVHFEAEAAEFRHVIYTPSVYLINIEIGGKKYRASMQDIQFHPVTDEIMHIDFLQVVEDKPLKINIPVALTGFAKGIQKGGRLKTNLRVLRVKGLAKDLPDTINIDVTELGLGESVRVGDVQVDGLEILNNKSVPVASVVITRAARAALTAAAKGGN, encoded by the coding sequence ATGAAAACGTTTGAAGTAAAAGGTACTGCCCGTGCAGCAGTAGGAAAAAAAGAGACAAAAAAACTGCGCGCCGAAGGTAAAGTTCCTTGCGTACTTTATGGTGGCGGGGAAGTTGTTCATTTCGAAGCTGAAGCAGCCGAATTCCGTCACGTAATCTATACCCCCAGTGTTTATTTGATTAACATTGAAATTGGTGGTAAAAAATATCGGGCTAGTATGCAGGACATTCAGTTCCACCCGGTAACTGATGAGATTATGCATATCGACTTCCTCCAAGTTGTTGAAGATAAGCCGCTTAAAATCAATATTCCTGTTGCACTGACAGGTTTCGCAAAAGGTATTCAGAAAGGTGGACGTTTAAAAACCAACCTTCGTGTATTGCGTGTGAAAGGTTTGGCAAAAGACCTGCCCGATACCATTAATATCGATGTAACTGAGTTGGGATTAGGTGAAAGTGTTCGTGTTGGCGATGTCCAGGTTGACGGCCTTGAAATTCTGAATAATAAATCAGTTCCGGTAGCCAGCGTAGTAATTACCCGTGCAGCTCGTGCGGCCCTGACTGCAGCTGCCAAAGGCGGAAACTAA
- the pth gene encoding aminoacyl-tRNA hydrolase, whose translation MKYLIVGLGNIGEEYQNTRHNIGFKILDALAGVSNISFSDKRYGAVAEMKHAGRTFILLKPSTYMNLSGRAVHYWMQKEKIPVDKVLILVDDLALPLGKIRLRAKGSDAGHNGLKNINQVLGRQDYARLRFGIGDDFQQGYQIDYVLGKWSPEEEKILPKRIELCIDIIKSFATIGVARTMSQFNNK comes from the coding sequence TTGAAGTACCTGATAGTAGGTTTAGGAAATATCGGGGAAGAATATCAAAATACCCGACACAATATCGGTTTTAAAATATTGGATGCTCTCGCCGGAGTGTCCAATATTTCTTTTAGCGATAAGCGTTATGGCGCTGTCGCTGAGATGAAACATGCCGGGCGAACCTTCATTCTCCTGAAGCCTTCTACGTATATGAACCTGAGTGGCAGGGCTGTGCATTACTGGATGCAGAAGGAGAAAATTCCGGTTGACAAGGTGCTGATTCTGGTCGATGACCTGGCGTTGCCGCTGGGGAAAATCCGTTTGCGGGCCAAAGGGAGCGATGCCGGGCACAATGGTTTGAAGAACATCAACCAGGTATTGGGCCGACAGGATTATGCCCGTTTACGGTTTGGTATTGGTGACGATTTTCAGCAAGGCTACCAGATCGATTATGTTCTGGGAAAGTGGTCACCGGAAGAGGAGAAGATACTTCCCAAACGCATCGAACTTTGCATCGATATCATCAAATCATTTGCTACCATAGGCGTGGCCCGGACAATGAGCCAGTTCAACAACAAGTGA
- a CDS encoding RNA-binding S4 domain-containing protein encodes MEEQVRIDKWLWAVRVFKTRSIATEECKKGRVTIDEQPVKPSRVIKPGDVVKVRKSPVTYSYKVKQLIGKRMGAKLVPEYMEDITPVSELEIMEMQRNMGWFERERGTGRPTKKERRDIDRLKGNR; translated from the coding sequence ATGGAAGAACAGGTTCGCATAGACAAATGGTTGTGGGCTGTCAGGGTTTTTAAAACCCGAAGCATCGCTACGGAGGAGTGCAAGAAAGGACGTGTGACTATAGATGAGCAACCGGTGAAACCATCACGCGTGATTAAACCCGGTGATGTGGTGAAGGTCCGCAAAAGCCCGGTGACTTATTCATACAAAGTCAAACAGCTAATCGGGAAACGGATGGGAGCTAAACTGGTTCCGGAGTATATGGAGGATATTACTCCGGTTTCGGAACTGGAAATTATGGAAATGCAGAGAAATATGGGTTGGTTCGAGCGGGAACGCGGAACCGGACGTCCAACAAAAAAAGAACGCCGCGATATCGACCGGTTGAAAGGGAACCGATGA
- a CDS encoding DUF4924 family protein: protein MLIARQKRKENIVEYILYMWQVEDLIRAHQFDMARIRENIVDKFDSKNEEREEIAGWYENLILMMERENVRKSGHLQINRNQVNDLYEFHLLVMKSGQFPQYDMHFRQAKPFIDEFSAKAGGAGENDVETSLNALYGVLLLKLKGEEVTPGTLASVKMFSQFLAHLAHYYKQYESGKLEL from the coding sequence ATGTTAATTGCTCGTCAAAAACGCAAAGAGAATATCGTTGAGTACATCCTCTACATGTGGCAGGTGGAAGATTTGATTCGGGCGCATCAGTTCGACATGGCCCGTATCCGCGAAAACATTGTCGACAAGTTTGACAGTAAAAACGAGGAGCGGGAAGAGATTGCCGGTTGGTACGAGAATCTGATCCTGATGATGGAGCGCGAGAATGTCAGGAAAAGTGGGCATTTGCAGATCAACCGGAATCAGGTGAACGATTTGTATGAGTTTCATTTGCTGGTGATGAAGAGCGGTCAGTTTCCTCAATATGATATGCACTTTCGTCAGGCGAAACCCTTTATTGACGAGTTTTCGGCGAAAGCCGGAGGCGCCGGGGAAAATGATGTTGAAACCAGCTTGAATGCGCTTTACGGAGTATTGTTATTAAAGCTGAAAGGCGAGGAGGTGACGCCGGGAACATTGGCTTCGGTGAAAATGTTTAGCCAGTTTTTGGCGCATTTGGCACACTATTACAAGCAATACGAGAGCGGAAAACTGGAACTTTAG
- a CDS encoding thiol-disulfide oxidoreductase DCC family protein, which translates to MNNELNKPVLLYDGVCNLCNASVRFILKYEKNPRYRFAPLQGEFASKVRYQYSLPEDADSVVLIENNQIFTASTAVLRIAKYLKAPWNWLVIFEVLPVSFRDAVYHWIAKNRYRWFGKKDYCEMPSPEVAHRFLN; encoded by the coding sequence ATGAATAACGAGCTAAATAAACCGGTTTTACTCTATGATGGTGTTTGCAATTTATGCAATGCTTCCGTGCGGTTTATCCTGAAATACGAAAAAAATCCCCGCTACCGGTTTGCGCCGCTACAAGGCGAGTTTGCTTCAAAAGTCCGCTACCAATATTCCCTTCCGGAAGATGCGGACAGCGTGGTTTTAATCGAAAATAATCAGATTTTTACCGCATCAACAGCAGTACTTCGAATCGCTAAATACCTGAAAGCACCCTGGAATTGGCTGGTTATTTTCGAAGTATTACCAGTTTCCTTTCGGGATGCTGTTTACCATTGGATTGCCAAAAACCGGTATCGCTGGTTTGGAAAGAAAGATTATTGTGAAATGCCCTCACCGGAAGTAGCCCACCGGTTTCTTAACTGA
- a CDS encoding N-acetylmuramoyl-L-alanine amidase yields MYKTAPDQPSIFIRITIHTIFILFWFGSSYAQNSGYPEVKAKRGDGIYNLLERNGLPVGEYLDKFIELNKSKLGPNNSLYEGRSYLLPVATLYAEEPLFGKEYEKVRIQDRKLKGAVFYLVSGHGGPDPGAMGKIGKHRLTEDEYAYDVTLRLGRALLQHGAKVHFVIHDPKDGIRDDHYLENRSDEYCYPHQKIPLDQNQRLRQRAATVNELYRKDPSAKYKRCIIIHVDARNRHRNIDLFFYHYEKSKSGEQLAEAMRHSMMENYKENQPNRGYNGTVSSRRLYMLTRTNPTAVYIEMGNINHTRDQQRIIYPSNRQALADWLTEGIVQDYQSRQ; encoded by the coding sequence ATGTACAAAACAGCTCCCGATCAACCATCCATTTTCATTCGTATAACTATTCATACCATCTTCATTTTATTTTGGTTCGGTAGCAGTTATGCCCAAAATTCCGGTTACCCGGAAGTAAAAGCTAAGAGAGGAGACGGAATATATAATTTACTTGAACGAAATGGTTTACCTGTCGGTGAATACCTGGATAAGTTCATCGAACTGAATAAATCGAAGTTGGGCCCGAACAATTCGCTTTACGAAGGACGAAGTTACTTGCTCCCGGTGGCTACCTTATATGCAGAAGAACCACTTTTCGGGAAGGAATATGAGAAGGTCCGTATTCAGGACAGAAAACTGAAAGGCGCCGTATTTTACCTGGTGAGTGGTCATGGTGGCCCCGATCCGGGAGCGATGGGAAAAATTGGTAAGCATCGGTTAACTGAAGATGAGTATGCGTACGATGTAACATTGCGTCTGGGCAGGGCATTGCTTCAACACGGAGCCAAGGTGCACTTCGTCATTCATGACCCGAAAGATGGAATCCGCGATGACCACTACCTGGAGAACCGCTCGGATGAGTATTGCTATCCACATCAAAAAATTCCACTTGACCAAAATCAGAGGCTTCGCCAAAGGGCTGCCACCGTAAATGAACTCTACCGAAAAGATCCTTCAGCGAAATATAAACGTTGTATTATCATTCATGTTGATGCGCGAAACCGGCACAGGAACATCGACCTCTTTTTCTACCATTACGAAAAGAGTAAAAGTGGAGAACAACTGGCCGAAGCGATGCGACATTCGATGATGGAGAATTACAAGGAAAACCAACCCAACCGGGGATACAATGGCACGGTATCGAGCCGGCGGCTATACATGCTGACACGAACGAATCCAACTGCCGTGTACATTGAAATGGGAAACATTAATCATACACGCGACCAGCAACGGATTATATACCCAAGTAATCGTCAGGCACTGGCCGATTGGCTGACCGAAGGCATAGTGCAAGACTACCAATCGCGTCAATAA
- a CDS encoding 5'-nucleotidase C-terminal domain-containing protein has protein sequence MKKFFLLLVFAMALAACKQHTATIDQVRYQNIKLDSTLKLSAAPKIEAQIKPYRDSLQAQMSQRLCVASEDLFTGRPESLLGNFVSDLVLAEGKALCQKKYPDIHPVVTYMNRGGLRAPIPKGEVTVKSIFELMPFENEVVLLKLKGSDLRRLMNHMASRGGEGVAGMRFGIRKDKAIKCMVDGKPLDNDNLYWMVTSDYLADGGDGSKSLSKNLQRVNTGVKLRDMIIAHMRKLGEDGKMATSKLDGRIYHAK, from the coding sequence ATGAAGAAGTTTTTTTTGTTGCTGGTATTTGCAATGGCTCTTGCAGCCTGTAAGCAGCATACCGCAACGATTGACCAGGTGCGGTACCAAAATATAAAACTGGATTCCACACTTAAGCTATCGGCTGCTCCAAAAATTGAAGCTCAAATTAAACCTTACCGGGATAGCCTCCAGGCACAAATGTCGCAAAGACTTTGTGTGGCTTCAGAAGATCTGTTTACCGGTCGGCCGGAGAGCCTGTTGGGGAATTTTGTTTCCGATTTGGTCCTGGCCGAAGGAAAAGCATTGTGTCAAAAGAAATATCCGGACATTCATCCCGTGGTGACCTATATGAACCGGGGAGGTCTTCGGGCACCCATTCCGAAAGGAGAAGTGACTGTAAAAAGTATTTTTGAGCTAATGCCATTTGAAAATGAAGTGGTCCTGCTAAAGCTGAAAGGCAGTGACCTTCGTCGCCTGATGAACCATATGGCCTCGAGAGGTGGTGAAGGTGTTGCGGGAATGCGGTTTGGTATCCGCAAGGATAAAGCGATTAAATGTATGGTTGATGGAAAACCACTTGATAATGATAACCTGTATTGGATGGTAACCAGCGATTACCTTGCTGACGGAGGTGACGGTAGTAAATCGTTGTCGAAAAATCTGCAACGGGTGAATACCGGCGTAAAACTGCGCGATATGATTATTGCTCACATGCGAAAATTGGGTGAGGACGGAAAAATGGCAACATCAAAACTTGACGGGAGGATTTATCATGCAAAATAG
- a CDS encoding bifunctional UDP-sugar hydrolase/5'-nucleotidase has product MQNRRTFIKNLAAGSVGVSLLGDAAVSLAAQSDDYTKLTVLHTNDWHSHIDPFPGDAPRHAGEGGIARRSALINQIRKEEDNVLLLDAGDVFQGTPYFNFYKGKIEFELMSEINYDAATIGNHEFDNGLAGLDSQLPHAKFPFICSNYDFSDTILAGKTIPNKVFKRGGLRIGVYGLGVELDGLVAPDNFGKTGYLDPLKIALEQEKYLREEQGADMVICLSHLGYKYRSNKVSDQVIADNTYTTDLIIGGHTHTFLKHPEMHTNKANKQILVNQVGWAGLLLGRIDFYVTRGGNTKSEYTAIPIK; this is encoded by the coding sequence ATGCAAAATAGGAGAACATTCATTAAAAATCTGGCTGCCGGCTCGGTTGGTGTCAGCTTGTTGGGAGACGCTGCTGTTTCGCTGGCTGCGCAAAGCGATGATTACACAAAACTGACGGTTCTGCATACCAACGATTGGCATTCGCATATCGATCCATTTCCGGGCGATGCGCCGCGGCATGCTGGCGAAGGAGGAATTGCCCGCCGTAGTGCATTAATTAACCAGATACGAAAGGAGGAAGACAACGTACTGTTGCTTGATGCCGGTGATGTATTTCAGGGGACACCTTATTTCAATTTCTATAAAGGAAAAATCGAGTTTGAGTTGATGAGTGAAATTAATTACGATGCCGCGACCATTGGAAACCATGAGTTCGACAATGGTTTAGCAGGTCTCGATAGCCAGTTGCCACATGCAAAATTCCCTTTTATCTGTTCAAATTATGATTTCTCCGATACCATCCTTGCCGGGAAAACGATTCCAAACAAAGTATTCAAGCGGGGAGGGCTTCGTATCGGTGTTTACGGACTAGGTGTAGAATTGGATGGCTTGGTGGCTCCCGATAACTTTGGGAAAACCGGTTATCTTGATCCGCTGAAGATTGCTCTGGAACAGGAGAAATACTTGCGGGAAGAGCAGGGCGCAGACATGGTGATTTGTCTCTCACACCTGGGGTATAAGTACCGGAGTAACAAAGTAAGCGATCAGGTTATTGCTGATAATACCTATACAACCGACCTGATTATCGGCGGACATACACATACTTTCCTCAAACATCCGGAAATGCATACGAACAAAGCCAACAAACAAATTTTGGTGAACCAGGTCGGTTGGGCAGGTTTGTTGCTGGGACGTATTGATTTTTACGTAACCCGCGGAGGAAACACTAAATCGGAGTATACAGCCATACCGATTAAATAA
- a CDS encoding DUF169 domain-containing protein, whose translation MKDFKSLSQDIKAKLGMSLSPVGVLLTEKLPEDAFHFKKEGAGCVAMMPYNSAKGKIFAFDKNTTGLPCSAFYLGYTDWIFDGIEKYLSNECVMGREPERFIKTPAMAKKLLEAYRRNPHREGAIVFKPLEFFSDDEKPELIIFFVNADQVSALQNLICFEAPQEERIVTQFASACMSVFTVPILYAEKGEKKAVWGFHDISKRNRISKDITSMTLTYPLFEEICENLDESFVITEHWEQLRERE comes from the coding sequence ATGAAGGATTTCAAATCACTAAGTCAAGACATCAAGGCAAAACTGGGAATGAGCCTTTCCCCGGTGGGCGTGCTTCTCACGGAAAAGTTACCCGAAGATGCATTCCATTTTAAAAAAGAAGGTGCTGGTTGCGTAGCCATGATGCCATACAACAGCGCCAAAGGAAAAATATTTGCATTTGATAAAAATACCACCGGACTTCCCTGCTCGGCATTTTATCTGGGTTATACCGACTGGATTTTTGATGGCATTGAAAAATATCTTTCCAACGAATGCGTTATGGGAAGGGAACCTGAACGCTTCATAAAAACGCCGGCGATGGCAAAGAAATTATTGGAAGCTTACCGTCGTAATCCGCACAGGGAAGGTGCCATTGTTTTCAAACCCCTGGAATTTTTTTCTGATGATGAAAAACCGGAGTTGATCATTTTCTTTGTCAATGCCGACCAGGTTTCAGCGCTACAAAATCTTATTTGTTTTGAAGCTCCACAAGAAGAAAGAATTGTCACTCAGTTTGCTTCGGCCTGTATGTCAGTTTTTACCGTTCCGATACTATATGCAGAAAAAGGTGAAAAAAAAGCAGTATGGGGATTTCATGATATTTCTAAACGAAATAGAATTTCTAAAGACATCACCTCGATGACCCTGACCTATCCTCTATTCGAAGAGATTTGTGAGAATCTGGATGAAAGTTTCGTAATTACTGAACACTGGGAACAGCTGCGGGAGAGGGAATAA